One segment of Pyricularia oryzae 70-15 chromosome 3, whole genome shotgun sequence DNA contains the following:
- a CDS encoding high-affinity nicotinic acid transporter, with translation MAVDRADVEASDVKEPYSSDQDKGDASIGPAATGDMTIEELGVDEKALVRKLDKYLLWLVMSLYLFSFLDRVNIGNARLYNFEEDLGLVGNQFQIAVSILFVTYITFEVPSNLVIQKFTPRYFIAFITVGWGIVATLTGLVQNYAGLIACRLVLGALEAGLFPGMNIFLTLFYTKHELAMRVGYLFVSAAIAGALGGLLAFGIGHMDGIAGMHGWRWIMIVEGIPTIILGICVFFFLPNNAETAYFLTDNEKKAMVIRRTRQYGHTTSAQKFSKKDMNKAFADWKVWLFAAGQFGADTCLYGFSTFLPTIIRGIGSWSNAEVQLLTIPCYFLGAVSYMTTAYWSDRTQKRGVFCVGFALTTCVGYAILISPLPSGAHYFGCFLVATGLYVLVGLPLAWLPSNSPRYGKRTTANGLQLTIGNSSGIMAPFIYETTDAPRYIRGHATTLAMVAMAGAIYATMSWWLARENRLRDEGKVKPEHQNLTEDEMAELGDESPRFRYAI, from the exons ATGGCCGTCGACCGGGCCGACGTGGAGGCGTCAGACGTCAAGGAGCCGTACTCCTCCGATCAGGACAAGGGCGATGCGAGCATTGGACCTGCGGCCACGGGCGACATGACGATTGAGGAGCTCGGTGTGGACGAGAAGGCTCTGGTGCGAAAACTGGACAAGTACCTCCTCTGGTTGGTGATGAGCTTGTACCTGTTTAGCTTTCTCGACAG AGTAAACATTGGCAATGCCCGTCTCTACAACTTTGAAGAAGACCTCGGTCTAGTGGGCAACCAGTTCCAGATTGCCGTCTCCATCCTGTTTGTCACCTACATCACCTTCGAAGTGCCGTCCAACCTGGTCATCCAAAAGTTCACGCCGCGCTACTTTATCGCCTTCATCACCGTCGGCTGGGGCATCGTCGCAACCCTGACCGGACTCGTCCAGAACTACGCAGGCCTGATCGCATGCCGTCTCGTCCTCGGCGCACTCGAGGCGGGCTTGTTCCCGGGCATGAACATCTTTTTGACCCTGTTCTACACAAAGCACGAGCTGGCCATGAGGGTGGGCTACTTGTTTGTGAGTgccgccatcgccggcgCGCTGGGAGGACTGTTGGCGTTTGGCATTGGGCACATGGATGGCATCGCAGGGATGCACGGCTGGAGG TGGATCATGATCGTCGAAGGCATCCCGACCATCATCCTCGGAATCTgcgtcttcttcttcctgccCAACAACGCCGAGACCGCCTACTTCctgaccgacaacgagaaaAAGGCCATGGTGATCCGCCGCACCCGACAGTACGGCCACACGACGTCGGCGCAAAAGTTCAGCAAGAAGGACATGAACAAGGCCTTTGCCGACTGGAAGGTCTGGCTGTTCGCGGCGGGCCAGTTCGGCGCCGACACCTGCCTGTACGGCTTCTCCACCTTCCTGCCCACCATCATCCGCGGCATCGGCAGCTGGAGCAACGCAGAGGTGCAGCTGCTCACCATCCCCTGCTACTTTCTCGGCGCCGTGTCCTACATGACCACGGCGTACTGGTCCGACCGCACGCAAAAGAGGGGCGTGTTCTGCGTCGGCTTTGCCCTGACCACCTGCGTCGGGTATGCCATCCTCATCTCGCCGTTGCCGTCGGGCGCCCACTACTTTGGCTGCTTCCTCGTCGCGACGGGCTTGTACGTCCTCGTCGGATTGCCGTTGGCTTGGCTGCCCAGCAACAGTCCCCGGTATGGGAAGCGGACCACGGCCAACGGGCTGCAGTTGACGATTGGAAACTCGAGTGGAATCATGGCGCCGTTCATATA CGAGACGACAGACGCCCCGCGCTACATTCGCGGACACGCCACTACCCTGGCCATGGTTGCCATGGCGGGCGCCATCTACGCCACCATGTCGTGGTGGCTCGCACGAGAGAACAGGCTTCGTGACGAGGGCAAGGTCAAGCCTGAGCATCAAAACCTGACCGAGGATGAAATGGCCGAGCTCGGAGACGAAAGTCCCAGGTTCAGGTATGCGATTTGA
- a CDS encoding phosphate transporter encodes MAVLTEVAWIIGVMTISFTASAFGNGANDVSNAYATSVAARTLTMPQAGILAMFTEFFGAVVLGGRVTGTIKNGIIDINRFTGTPAALVLTMGCVEFGSASWLMLATKVGFPVSTTQTVVGALVGAGISSGAQVSWGWKTGSVSQIAASWLIAPVISAAIGALLFATLKFSVLERERSFEKALKAIPFYLAFTAAVLALFITIEAPGAPSLEELGAGTVCGIILGVFFGALALAYIFFVPYIHRRLVREDTRIRPRHMILGPLLWRENPPIFWPAKDGSIVDDHYAVQDAPEEASAGSTDPKAGNDAITPNGDVTNGAKDPEKRALEQQAAGNNNNNNNNNNGVLNSSDLEAGPTPTPPRQTIARYKKQPEPEERFLAPTAHLPLYNPKRLWSWAKYIFLQGVTRDCVTHAAEDLASVHGKAKRYDNRVEHMWTYAQVASAMMMSIAHGSNDVANAIGPWVAAYQTYQTGAVSSKTDTPIWILIAAGFLLGAGFWFMGHHIVRSLGNKLTQLSPTRGFAMELGAAITVLMASRLGLPVSTTQCLLGAVCGVAMMNFDAGAVNWKQMGYIFSGWVLTLPSSGFIAGALLAMALNTPSLP; translated from the coding sequence ATGGCCGTCCTCACAGAAGTGGCATGGATCATCGGCGTCATGACTATTTCTTTCACGGCGTCGGCGTTTGGTAACGGCGCCAACGACGTGTCCAACGCCTACGCCACGTCGGTGGCGGCCCGCACGCTGACCATGCCCCAGGCTGGCATCTTGGCCATGTTTACCGAGTTCTTTGGCGCCGTGGTCTTGGGCGGCCGCGTCACGGGCACCATCAAGAACGGCATCATCGACATCAACCGCTTCACCGGCACCCCCGCGGCCCTGGTGCTGACCATGGGCTGCGTCGAGTTCGGCTCCGCCTCGTGGCTGATGCTCGCCACCAAGGTCGGCTTCCCCGTCAGCACCACCCAGACCGTCGTCGGCGCCCTCGTGGGAGCCGGCATCTCCTCGGGTGCCCAGGTCAGCTGGGGCTGGAAGACGGGCAGCGTCTCGCAGATCGCCGCCTCTTGGCTCATTGCTCCCGTCATCTCGGCCGCCATCGGCGCCCTGCTGTTTGCCACCCTCAAGTTCTCCGTGCTCGAGCGCGAGAGGTCCTTTGAAAAGGCCCTCAAGGCCATCCCCTTCTACCTCGCCTTCACCGCCGCCGTGCTGGCTCTTTTCATCACCATCGAGGCTCCCGGAGCCCCCAGTCTCGAGGAGCTGGGCGCCGGAACCGTCTGCGGCATCATCCTGGGCGTCTTTTTTGGTGCTCTGGCCCTGGCCTACATCTTTTTTGTTCCCTACATCCACCGCAGGCTGGTCAGGGAGGACACGCGCATCCGCCCCCGTCACATGATCCTCGGCCCGCTGCTGTGGAGGGAGAACCCGCCCATCTTTTGGCCGGCCAAGGATGGCTCCATCGTCGACGACCACTACGCCGTGCAGGATGCCCCCGAGGAAGCCAGCGCGGGCTCGACCGACCCCAAGGCCGGCAACGACGCCATCACGCCCAACGGAGACGTAACCAACGGCGCAAAGGACCCCGAGAAGCGCGCACTGGAACAACAAGCAGCCggtaacaacaacaacaacaacaacaacaacaacggcgTCCTCAACTCATCCGACCTCGAAGCCGGTCCCACGCCGACGCCACCTCGCCAGACCATCGCCCGCTACAAGAAGCAGCCCGAGCCCGAAGAGCGCTTCCTCGCCCCCACGGCGCACCTCCCGCTCTACAACCCCAAGCGCCTCTGGTCGTGGGCCAAGTACATCTTCCTGCAGGGCGTGACGCGCGACTGCGTGACGCACGCGGCCGAGGACCTGGCCAGCGTGCACGGCAAGGCCAAGCGCTACGACAACCGCGTGGAGCACATGTGGACGTACGCGCAGGTGGCGTCGGCCATGATGATGTCGATCGCGCACGGCAGCAACGACGTGGCCAACGCCATCGGGCCCTGGGTGGCCGCCTACCAGACGTACCAGACGGGCGCCGTGAGCTCCAAGACCGACACGCCCATCTGGATCCTGATCGCCGCCGGCTTCCTGCTGGGCGCCGGCTTCTGGTTCATGGGCCACCACATCGTGCGCTCGCTCGGCAACAAGCTCACGCAGCTGTCGCCCACCCGCGGCTTCGCCATGGAGCTGGGCGCCGCCATCACCGTGCTCATGGCCAGCAGGCTGGGCCTGCCCGTCAGCACCACCCAGTGCCTGCTGGGCGCCGTCTGCGGCGTCGCCATGATGAACTTTgacgccggcgccgtcaACTGGAAGCAGATGGGCTACATCTTTTCCGGCTGGGTCCTGACCCTGCCGAGCTCGGGCTTCATTGCGGGTGCCCTGCTGGCCATGGCCCTCAACACTCCCAGTCTCCCTTGA
- a CDS encoding calcium-transporting ATPase 1 produces MADAITTASPGPSSAASDKTDPSAAAHKVDLTDDSPPENNKFAFTPAQLHKLSLARSLQVLDAFGGLDGLAAGLRTDLQAGLSIDEGTLEGTVPFEEAVRAGREKRPPAIKPLETGDQHKHGAFKLDLAELGVPGAHQPEGFVDRRRVFGENKLPKRKQRSFLELAWIAFNDKLIFLLTASATISLALGIYEAVEAEEGEPRIQWLDSVTVMVAIAVIVFGSALNDWNKNRKFAKLNERKEQRDVKVIRSGKTMNISIYDLLVGDIMHIETGDVVAVDGVLVNGSGIQVDESSLSGESELVHKTAIATDGEPKQADKPKPKSEKQMTHRVTASDPFILSGTTVNGGVGNYLVISVGTNSTFGRTLMNLRTDVEETPLQQKLGKLARQLITLGALAGLVFFLVMFIRFCVAIPGSNGTPASHAMEFFKTLILAVTVVVVTVPEGLALAVTLGLAFATSRMLKDKNLVRMIRSCEVMGNATCICSDKTGTLTQNVMTVVAGNIGAAEAFGQEAGVEGEVGTVNGKAATMESDNSPEASGSDVKKSAPVPAAASARQLVSSLAPEVKALLKSGIVHNTTAFESDDGFVGMSTETALLKFAREHLAMGPLNEERTNADIVDMFPFDASNKWMAVMVKLPGDGGYRLLVKGAAEVLLDQCTRALSDPKNEGDAGLTTEDFTPEMHENLRQVVQSYAVKMLRPVAMAYRDFQDPTEVFEDVKDTTSIDFKAKFASLTFLSLFAIKDPLRPEVNDAVRKCQEAGVFVRMVTGDNFLTAKAIATECGIYTAGGIAMDGPTFRKLSEAQLDLVIPRLQVLARSSPEDKLLLVSHLKGMMETVAVTGDGTNDALALKAADVGFAMGIQGTEVAKEAASIILLDDNFTSIVKALSWGRTVNDAVRKFLQFQFTINITAGTLTVVSELSGDNIFKVVQLLWMNLIMDIFASLGLATDYPSPDFLKRKPQPRKTSLVSLTMWKMIVGQALYQLIVIFTLHYGKDALWNPQTKLQEDQLQTLVFNIYVWMQFFNQHNCRRVDNKLNIWYQGVLRNPWFIGVQCLTFAGQMIIIYKGGQAFQTVPLDGPQWGWSMLFGILTIPLGVLIRLTPDRYAGKVFHFFGQGLRFLWRGVLVFVPSRWSKRKRSHLERRRSRRSNLEEGDEHLGGAMDNWVLQAGDVLRRPINYDWATMGRPDQAALASRLQTMPAAQREALARAAQAHAAALSGNRADHEIDLPAMIEAARKGTASGAMEVHPDTRPEDPILPEGTIDVERWKKVPPSQDPEVIKYLESQQHQKDE; encoded by the exons ATGGCCGACGCCATAACCACCGCCTCACCCGGACCGTCGTCAGCGGCGTCCGACAAGACAGACCCGTCGGCCGCCGCGCACAAGGTCGACTTGACCGACGACTCGCCTCCCGAGAACAACAAGTTCGCCTTCACTCCCGCGCAGCTCCACAAGCTTTCTCTCGCGCGCTCGCTCCAAGTCCTCGATGCCTTTGGCGGACTCGACGGCCTGGCCGCGGGCCTGCGCACCGATCTCCAGGCGGGTCTGAGCATAGACGAGGGAACACTCGAGGGCACGGTCCCCTTTGAGGAGGCGGTCCGGGCCGGTAGGGAAAAAAGGCCTCCGGCCATCAAGCCGCTCGAGACGGGCGATCAACACAAACATGGGGCTTTCAAGCTGGATCTCGCAGAACTCGGAGTGCCCGGTGCCCACCAGCCCGAGGGGTTTGTAGATCGGCGGCGCGTCTTTGGCGAGAACAAGCTGCCCAAGCGCAAGCAGAGGTCGTTCCTGGAGCTTGCGTGGATCGCCTTTAACGACAAGCTGATCTTTCTCCTGACGGCCAGTGCCACCATCTCGCTGGCCCTTGGAATCTACGAGGCTGTAGAGGCGGAGGAGGGTGAGCCCAGAATACAATGGCTCGACTCGGTCACTGTAATGGTAGCCATTG CGGTCATCGTCTTTGGCAGCGCATTAAACGACTGGAACAAGAATCGCAAGTTCGCAAAGCTCAACGAGCGCAAGGAGCAGCGCGACGTCAAGGTCATACGATCCGGCAAAACGATGAACATATCCATCTACGACCTCTTGGTGGGCGACATTATGCACATCGAAACGGGAGACGTGGTGGCTGTCGATGGCGTGCTCGTCAATGGCTCTGGAATCCAAGTGGACGAGTCGTCCCTCTCTGGCGAGTCGGAACTGGTACACAAGACGGCCATCGCCACCGACGGGGAGCCCAAGCAAGCCGACAAGCCAAAGCCAAAGTCGGAGAAACAAATGACCCACCGCGTCACTGCATCCGATCCCTTCATCCTCAGCGGTACGACGGTCAACGGAGGAGTCGGCAACTACCTCGTCATCTCGGTGGGCACCAACTCGACCTTTGGGAGGACGCTCATGAACCTGCGCACCGATGTCGAGGAGACGCCGCTGCAGCAGAAATTGGGAAAGCTGGCCAGGCAGCTCATCACGTTGGGTGCCCTCGCCGGTctcgtcttcttcctcgTCATGTTCATCCGCTTCTGCGTCGCCATCCCCGGCTCCAATGGAACCCCCGCCTCTCACGCCATGGAGTTCTTCAAGACGCTCATCCTGGCCGtcaccgtcgtggtggtcacGGTCCCCGAGGGGCTCGCGCTGGCCGTCACGCTGGGCCTGGCCTTTGCGACTTCGCGCATGCTCAAGGACAAGAACCTGGTGCGCATGATTCGTTCCTGCGAGGTCATGGGCAACGCCACCTGCATCTGCTCCGACAAGACCGGCACCCTCACGCAAAACGTCATGACGGTGGTGGCTGGCAATATTGGAGCGGCCGAGGCATTTGGCCAAGAGGCCGGCGTCGAGGGAGAGGTCGGAACCGTCAACGGCAAGGCTGCAACCATGGAATCCGACAACAGTCCCGAGGCGTCGGGCTCCGACGTTAAAAAGTCCGCCCCCGTGCCTGCAGCGGCTTCTGCGCGCCAACTCGTCTCCTCGCTGGCGCCAGAGGTCAAGGCTCTCCTCAAGAGCGGCATCGTCCACAACACCACTGCGTTCGAGAGTGACGATGGCTTCGTGGGCATGAGCACCGAGACGGCGCTCCTCAAGTTTGCGCGTGAACATCTCGCCATGGGACCGCTGAACGAGGAGCGAACAAACGCCGACATTGTCGACATGTTCCCGTTTGATGCTTCCAACAAGTGGATGGCTGTCATGGTCAAGCTGCCCGGAGACGGCGGCTATCGCTTGTTGGTCAAGGGTGCTGCAGAGGTGCTTTTGGACCAGTGCACACGCGCATTGAGCGACCCCAAGAACGAGGGAGATGCTGGTCTGACGACTGAAGACTTTACCCCGGAGATGCACGAAAATCTCCGGCAGGTTGTGCAGTCCTACGCCGTCAAGATGCTGCGGCCTGTGGCGATGGCGTACCGAGACTTTCAAGACCCAACGGAGGTGTTTGAAGACGTCAAGGATACAACCTCGATCGACTTCAAGGCCAAGTTTGCCAGCCTCACATTTTTATCCCTCTTTGCCATCAAGGACCCTCTCCGACCCGAGGTCAACGACGCCGTGAGAAAGTGTCAAGAGGCTGGTGTGTTTGTGCGCATGGTCACGGGTGACAACTTCCTCACGGCCAAGGCCATCGCCACCGAGTGCGGAATCTACACGGCGGGAGGCATCGCCATGGACGGACCCACCTTTCGCAAGCTCAGCGAGGCTCAACTGGACCTGGTCATCCCACGTCTGCAGGTCCTCGCCCGCTCGAGCCCCGAAGATAAGCTGCTCCTCGTGTCGCACCTCAAGGGGATGATGGAGACGGTGGCGGTCACGGGAGACGGTACCAACGACGCCTTGGCGCTCAAGGCTGCCGACGTCGGTTTTGCCATGGGGATCCAGGGAACCGAGGTCGCCAAGGAGGCAGCCTCGATTATTTTGCTCGATGACAACTTTACGTCCATCGTCAAGGCGCTTTCGTGGGGTCGCACTGTCAACGACGCCGTCCGCAAGTTTCTGCAATTTCAGTTTACCATCAACATAACCGCCGGTACATTGACTGTTGTTTCTGAGCTGTCGGGTGACAACATCTTCAAGGTTGTGCAGCTTTTGTGGATGAATCTGATCATG GACATTTTTGCATCCCTCGGATTGGCAACCGACTACCCCTCTCCCGACTTCCTCAAGCGCAAGCCTCAACCTCGCAAGACGTCGCTGGTGAGCTTGACAATGTGGAAGATGATTGTGGGCCAAGCTCTGTACCAACTCATCGTCATCTTTACGCTCCACTACGGCAAGGACGCACTATGGAACCCCCAGACCAAACTGCAAGAGGACCAGCTGCAGACTCTCGTCTTCAACATTTACGTGTGGATGCAATTCTTCAACCAGCACAACTGCCGACGCGTCGACAACAAGCTCAACATCTGGTACCAGGGCGTACTGAGGAATCCTTGGTTCATCGGGGTGCAGTGCCTCACCTTTGCCGGCCAAATGATCATCATCTACAAGGGCGGCCAGGCGTTCCAGACGGTGCCCCTGGACGGGCCACAGTGGGGCTGGTCCATGCTCTTTGGCATCCTCACCATCCCGCTCGGCGTCCTCATCCGGCTCACGCCCGACCGGTACGCCGGCAAGGTCTTTCACTTTTTCGGCCAGGGTCTGCGGTTCCTCTGGCGCGGCGTGCTGGTGTTTGTGCCGTCCAGGTGGAGCAAGAGGAAGCGCAGCCACCTGGAGCGGCGCCGCAGCCGGCGCAGCAACCTCGAGGAGGGCGACGAGCACCTGGGCGGCGCCATGGACAACTGGGTGCTGCAGGCGGGCGACGTGCTCCGGCGGCCCATCAACTACGACTGGGCCACCATGGGCCGGCCGGACCAGGCGGCGCTGGCCAGCCGCCTCCAGACCATGCCGGCTGCGCAACGCGAGGCCCTCGCCCGCGCCGCTCAGGCTCACGCCGCCGCCTTGTCGGGGAACAGGGCCGACCACGAGATCGACCTGCCGGCCATGATCGAGGCGGCCAGGAAGGGGACGGCTTCGGGTGCCATGGAGGTGCATCCCGACACGAGGCCGGAGGACCCCATCCTTCCCGAGGGTACGATTGATGTGGAGAGGTGGAAGAAGGTGCCGCCTAGCCAGGACCCCGAGGTCATCAAGTACTTGGAGAGTCAGCAACATCAGAAAGATGaataa
- a CDS encoding alkaline proteinase codes for MLHLKNLAVFLAALAPFAAGAPIDKEPQVKVAGKYIVTLKPGIAARDIESHMGWVNSVHRRNVADGKEVAGVENKFDILDFHAYAGEFDEATLEEIRNSPDSSAPWGLASVSSRSSGATTYRYDSSAGSGVYAYIVDSGINTAHVDFEGRAVKGFNAAGGANEDTLGHGSHVAGTIGGKTYGVAKSVNLVDVKVFTGRSASTSTIISGFNWAVSDIQSKNRVGKAVINMSLGGPASTAFNSAVNNAFSAGILSIVASGNDGVRVTNESPASATNAFVVGAIDNTWREASFSNFGAEVDILAPGVNILSSWYNSSTATNTISGTSMATPHVVGVAAYLLGLESISTPAALRSRIIALGTTGKALGLKSQTPNRILFNGISA; via the exons ATGCTCCATCTCAAGAACCTCGCCGTGTTCCTGGCGGCCCTCGCCCCCTTTGCCGCCGGTGCACCGATCGACAAGGAGCCCCAGGTCAAGGTGGCGGGCAAGTACATTGTGACTCTGAAGCCGGGCATTGCTGCTCGCGACATCGAGTCGCACATGGGATGGGTCAACAGCGTGCACAGGCGCAACGTGGCGGACGGCAAGGAGGTGGCGGGGGTCGAGAACAAGTTTGACATTCTTGACTTCCACGCCTACGCCGGAGAGTTTGACGAGGCCACGCTCGAGGAGATCCGCAACAGCCCCGAC TCCAGCGCCCCCTGGGGTCTGGCCTCGGTCTCGagccgcagcagcggcgccacCACGTATCGCTACGACAGCAGCGCCGGCAGCGGCGTCTACGCCTACATCGTCGACTCTGGCATCAACACGGCGCACGTCGACTTTGAGGGCCGTGCCGTCAAGGGCTTCAACGCCGCCGGCGGTGCCAACGAGGACACGCTGGGCCACGGCTCTCACGTGGCCGGCACCATCGGTGGCAAGACCTACGGCGTGGCCAAGTCGGTCAACCTCGTCGACGTCAAGGTCTTCACCGGCCGCAGcgcctcgacctcgaccATCATCTCGGGCTTCAACTGGGCGGTCAGCGACATCCAGTCCAAGAACCGCGTCGGCAAGGCCGTCATCAACATGTCGCTTGGCGGACCCGCCTCCACCGCCTTCAACTCTGCCGTCAACAACGCCTTCTCCGCCGGCATCCTCTCCATAGTCGCGTCCGGCAACGACGGCGTCCGCGTGACCAACGAGTCGCCCGCCTCTGCCACCAACGCCTTTGTGGTCGGCGCCATCGACAACACCTGGCGCGAGGCCTCCTTCTCCAACTTTGGCGCCGAGGTCGACATCCTGGCCCCCGGCGTCAACATCCTGTCTTCGTGGTACAACTCGAGCACCGCCACCAACACCATCAGCGGCACCAGCATGGCCACCCCTCACGTCGTCGGTGTCGCCGCCtacctcctcggcctcgagaGCATTTCTACCCCTGCCGCCCTCCGCTCCAGGATCATCGCCCTCGGCACCACCGGCAAGGCTCTGGGACTCAAGAGCCAGACCCCCAACAGGATCCTGTTCAACGGCATCTCTGCTTGA
- a CDS encoding surface protein 1 has product MLFTTTILALATLTGAVPTPAGQAKSMVADVPQWTITDFTRTCNDADTECKVQFGIDTNAGGNSTTPCSYSVTADSLASRASVANIDCGKYKVSSGWSGQFEVGFTTLSVVDSEKRLIVWPAYTDDQLVNGKAVSPDQSYAPQTLG; this is encoded by the coding sequence ATGCTCTTCACAACCACCATCCTCGCCCTGGCCACCCTCACCGGTGCCGTCCCCACCCCGGCCGGCCAGGCCAAGTCCATGGTCGCCGACGTGCCCCAGTGGACCATCACCGACTTTACCCGCACCTGCAACGACGCCGACACCGAGTGCAAGGTCCAGTTCGGCATCGACACCAACGCGGGCGGCAACTCCACCACGCCGTGCAGCTACAGCGTGACCGCCGACTCTCTGGCCTCGCGCGCTTCCGTCGCCAACATTGACTGCGGCAAGTACAAGGTCAGCTCGGGCTGGAGCGGCCAGTTCGAGGTCGGCTTCACTACCCTGTCCGTCGTCGACTCGGAGAAGAGGCTCATCGTGTGGCCCGCCTACACCGACGACCAGCTCGTCAACGGCAAGGCTGTCAGCCCCGACCAGAGCTACGCTCCTCAGACTCTGGGTTGA